The proteins below are encoded in one region of Deltaproteobacteria bacterium:
- a CDS encoding TetR/AcrR family transcriptional regulator C-terminal domain-containing protein produces the protein EDLLYNICEWSMLQSLEAIEPIVRLNLRPDLRLQKMIETHLIAIAQNSDLHSTMLKELRALNAKNQRKIIKLRDRYETLFRKVIADCVKEKLFRDVNVKITTLALLGMMNWLVHWYAANGRMKSEEIARLFSDLFLRGPRKESRNLRSKQIEPADRSRP, from the coding sequence GAAGACCTTCTTTACAACATCTGCGAATGGAGTATGCTGCAGAGTTTGGAAGCGATTGAGCCCATCGTTCGATTGAACCTGAGACCCGATCTAAGGCTGCAAAAAATGATTGAAACCCACCTCATTGCCATCGCTCAAAATTCCGATTTACACTCCACGATGCTCAAGGAGCTGAGGGCTCTTAACGCAAAAAACCAGCGAAAAATTATTAAGCTCAGAGACCGATACGAAACTCTTTTTCGTAAGGTTATCGCTGATTGTGTGAAGGAAAAGCTCTTTCGGGATGTGAATGTTAAAATCACTACCTTAGCTCTTTTGGGAATGATGAATTGGCTTGTCCATTGGTATGCGGCGAATGGGCGGATGAAAAGCGAAGAGATCGCCAGGTTATTTTCCGACCTATTCCTGAGAGGACCCCGGAAGGAGAGTAGAAATCTGAGATCCAAGCAGATCGAACCGGCTGATCGTTCCCGTCCATGA